One segment of Nostoc flagelliforme CCNUN1 DNA contains the following:
- a CDS encoding NACHT C-terminal helical domain 2-containing protein translates to MAQPDASLLFKIMKEKIDKILDNNEKLQNFLGYVHKKSLIHHNSVKSSAIRAFYFDIDFDIDQERRLSLLLDCSANYLVCGSFFARVFQDTDFEEGIHIAEKYDKNIAQGEQKISDVSSANEAMYIAIKYALESKQLHQEIRNILENLYHKDVQSENDELDEEKLKHLADESRSLAKKTRQIGSHFWQFNDDEKKLLKNYYEANLLLVECLNTDCVINPKVRKEILDTLILPIDDKSALSPE, encoded by the coding sequence ATGGCTCAACCAGATGCTTCATTACTTTTCAAAATAATGAAAGAAAAAATTGATAAAATTCTAGACAATAATGAAAAACTACAAAATTTTCTTGGTTATGTACACAAAAAATCATTAATTCATCATAATTCTGTGAAATCATCTGCTATACGAGCTTTTTATTTTGATATTGATTTTGATATTGATCAAGAGCGACGACTCAGTTTACTACTAGATTGTTCAGCTAATTATTTAGTTTGCGGAAGCTTTTTTGCTCGTGTTTTTCAAGATACTGATTTTGAAGAAGGTATTCATATTGCTGAAAAATACGATAAAAATATAGCTCAAGGAGAGCAAAAAATTAGTGATGTATCCTCAGCTAATGAAGCTATGTATATTGCTATCAAATACGCTCTTGAATCTAAGCAGTTACACCAAGAAATCAGAAATATTTTAGAAAATCTATACCATAAAGATGTTCAGTCTGAGAATGATGAACTTGATGAAGAAAAACTGAAGCATTTAGCTGATGAATCTAGAAGTCTGGCTAAGAAAACCCGTCAAATAGGAAGTCATTTTTGGCAATTTAATGATGACGAGAAAAAATTGCTTAAGAATTATTATGAAGCTAATCTACTCTTAGTAGAGTGTTTGAATACTGATTGTGTTATTAATCCCAAAGTTCGTAAAGAAATTTTAGATACATTAATCTTACCTATTGATGATAAATCGGCCTTATCCCCTGAATAG
- a CDS encoding cupin domain-containing protein: MTLQIYQQLTHGDLAKFNEQAPDSFMAWNGESIQLPDTGTHFGFVYSGHPVLYRSAGLQDYKLHPGMYFSLPGEGWVGGKDSSGFLVTCPAFRGVFLIGGAIESIGRLGYIDGGTDNVLIPPIMQGDPCLNALYFPPGVDQTAHTHPSYRLIIVVEGSGECETPDGTTPLQPGVTIFIPANSLHKFRTMEDKLTVVCFHPDSDTGFTHTDHPMLKRTIVSGMSASNLPEIQTKAFM, translated from the coding sequence ATGACACTTCAAATTTATCAACAGTTAACTCATGGTGATCTTGCTAAATTTAACGAACAAGCACCAGATAGTTTTATGGCTTGGAATGGAGAATCTATTCAACTTCCCGATACAGGAACTCATTTTGGCTTTGTTTACAGCGGTCATCCTGTTTTATATCGCAGTGCGGGTTTGCAGGACTATAAACTTCACCCTGGTATGTACTTCAGTTTGCCTGGAGAAGGTTGGGTTGGTGGTAAAGATTCATCGGGTTTTTTGGTTACTTGTCCAGCTTTTAGAGGGGTATTTCTTATCGGAGGGGCAATTGAATCCATTGGTCGATTGGGTTACATCGATGGAGGTACAGATAATGTACTAATTCCCCCAATTATGCAGGGAGATCCTTGCCTTAATGCTCTCTATTTTCCCCCAGGTGTAGATCAGACTGCTCATACTCATCCTAGCTATAGGCTAATCATTGTAGTCGAAGGCAGTGGGGAGTGTGAAACACCTGATGGTACTACTCCATTGCAGCCAGGTGTCACTATTTTTATTCCTGCCAATAGCCTTCATAAGTTTCGGACAATGGAAGATAAATTAACTGTTGTTTGTTTCCATCCCGACTCTGACACGGGATTTACTCATACTGATCACCCAATGCTTAAGCGTACAATAGTTTCGGGTATGAGTGCCTCAAATCTGCCAGAAATTCAAACGAAAGCTTTTATGTAA